In Modestobacter versicolor, a single genomic region encodes these proteins:
- a CDS encoding MFS transporter, with translation MTTGERVDVPAAPPRGASWAGVVSLGLGVFAIVMSEFLPASLLPRIADDLGVSAGTAGQSVTMTALAAAVSALCISVVLPRADRRRVMIGLTALAVVSDVVVALAPNLVVLLAARLLLGVALGGFWAMATAMAAHLVPADHLGRALTVINAGVALATVAAVPLGSWLGEVWGWRGVFALGAGVAVLALTVQAATLPRVPPTAASGLRALGSVLRSRVVLLGLLALLLVFGGHFSGFTYIRPAVQGMSDVGAAGLAALLLVFGIASFLGTAVSGPLADRAPRVGVIGFPAVLGVGMLALLAGGGSTVGLFGAAVLWGFGFGGVPTTVLSWGARTEPARLEQVGGLIVTVCNVAIAVGAIAGGFLVDGVATGAPLVAGGVAAIAGALVFSGLRGGERVPAPAG, from the coding sequence GTGACCACCGGTGAACGGGTCGACGTCCCCGCTGCGCCGCCGCGGGGTGCGTCCTGGGCCGGCGTCGTCTCGCTGGGCCTGGGGGTCTTCGCCATCGTCATGTCGGAGTTCCTGCCGGCCAGCCTGCTGCCGCGGATCGCCGACGACCTGGGCGTGTCCGCCGGCACGGCCGGTCAGAGCGTCACGATGACGGCCCTCGCGGCGGCGGTCTCGGCGCTGTGCATCTCGGTGGTCCTGCCCCGCGCGGACCGGCGCCGGGTGATGATCGGGCTGACCGCGCTCGCGGTCGTCTCCGACGTCGTCGTCGCGCTGGCGCCGAACCTGGTGGTGCTGCTGGCCGCGCGGCTGCTGCTGGGCGTCGCCCTCGGCGGGTTCTGGGCCATGGCCACCGCGATGGCGGCACACCTGGTGCCCGCCGACCACCTGGGGCGCGCGCTGACCGTCATCAACGCCGGTGTCGCGCTGGCCACCGTCGCCGCCGTCCCGCTGGGGTCGTGGCTCGGCGAGGTGTGGGGGTGGCGCGGCGTCTTCGCCCTGGGCGCCGGCGTCGCGGTGCTGGCGCTGACCGTGCAGGCGGCGACCCTGCCGCGCGTCCCGCCCACCGCGGCGAGCGGGCTGCGGGCGCTGGGGTCGGTGTTGCGCTCCCGTGTCGTGCTGCTCGGCCTGCTCGCGCTGCTGTTGGTGTTCGGCGGGCACTTCAGCGGCTTCACCTACATCCGGCCGGCCGTGCAGGGCATGTCCGACGTCGGGGCCGCTGGGCTCGCCGCGCTGCTGCTCGTGTTCGGGATCGCGAGCTTCCTCGGCACGGCGGTGAGCGGGCCGCTGGCCGACCGGGCGCCGCGGGTGGGGGTCATCGGCTTCCCCGCCGTCCTCGGGGTCGGGATGCTGGCCCTGCTCGCCGGCGGCGGGTCGACCGTCGGCCTGTTCGGCGCGGCCGTGCTGTGGGGGTTCGGCTTCGGCGGTGTGCCGACGACGGTGCTGAGCTGGGGTGCCCGGACCGAGCCGGCCCGGCTGGAGCAGGTCGGCGGGCTGATCGTGACGGTCTGCAACGTCGCGATCGCCGTCGGGGCGATCGCCGGCGGGTTCCTGGTGGACGGCGTCGCCACCGGCGCGCCGCTGGTCGCCGGCGGCGTCGCCGCGATCGCCGGCGCCCTGGTGTTCAGCGGCCTCCGGGGCGGGGAGCGCGTCCCCGCCCCGGCGGGCTGA
- a CDS encoding helix-turn-helix domain-containing protein — translation MLDLDSSPWRSLSVRRVHDPAEVEELRIAPADVQRVVVLESGHKRIESGSSGQWRGAEHGPGTVSLTAPGRGTRLRWRATSDEPVVTVQVGIPGRTIGEVAAQLWGRTTLPEMDRLDAADDTTVAVVTALARARASGAPELYAETAAQFLAVHLLTRYGALPPLPAPRPETRRTAVVRSYVTAHLAEPLTLAELAAVADLSPWHFLRVFKAETGSTPMRFVARLRVEAAQHLLRTTARSVTDIAYACGFSSPGHLTAAFGRELQTTPTRYRADVGGHRKK, via the coding sequence ATGCTGGACCTGGACAGCAGCCCCTGGCGGTCGCTGTCCGTCCGCCGGGTGCACGACCCGGCGGAGGTCGAGGAGCTGCGGATCGCGCCGGCCGACGTCCAGCGGGTGGTGGTCCTGGAGAGCGGCCACAAGCGCATCGAGTCCGGCTCCTCCGGGCAGTGGCGGGGGGCCGAGCACGGCCCGGGCACGGTGAGCCTGACCGCCCCGGGGCGCGGCACCCGGCTGCGGTGGCGCGCGACGTCCGACGAGCCGGTGGTCACCGTCCAGGTGGGCATCCCCGGCCGCACGATCGGCGAGGTCGCCGCACAGCTGTGGGGCCGGACGACGCTCCCCGAGATGGACCGGTTGGACGCCGCCGACGACACCACCGTCGCCGTCGTGACCGCCCTGGCGCGCGCCCGGGCCAGCGGCGCGCCGGAGCTGTACGCCGAGACCGCCGCCCAGTTCCTGGCCGTGCACCTGCTCACCCGGTACGGCGCCCTGCCCCCGCTGCCGGCACCGCGCCCGGAGACCCGGCGAACGGCGGTGGTCCGGTCCTACGTCACCGCGCACCTGGCCGAGCCGCTGACCCTCGCCGAGCTGGCCGCGGTCGCCGACCTCTCGCCCTGGCACTTCCTCCGGGTGTTCAAGGCCGAGACCGGCAGCACGCCGATGCGGTTCGTGGCCCGGCTGCGGGTGGAGGCGGCGCAGCACCTGCTGCGGACGACGGCGCGGTCGGTCACCGACATCGCCTACGCCTGCGGGTTCAGCAGCCCCGGCCACCTGACCGCCGCGTTCGGGCGGGAGCTGCAGACCACGCCCACCCGCTACCGGGCGGACGTGGGCGGGCACCGCAAGAAGTAG
- a CDS encoding SDR family oxidoreductase — protein MTQTPLPERLPRVAVVTGGSGGIGAAVSRRLARDGMTVVVAYAGRPDRAEQVVADIVAAGGQATAEQADVADEGEVAALFDRVEQAHGGVDVVVHTAGIMLLAPLAELDLADFDRMHRTNVRGTVVVDQQAVRRLRPGGALVNFSTSVTSLALPTYGAYVATKGAVDALTMVLARELRGRDVTVNAVAPGPTATPLFLDGKDQETIDRLAAAPPLERLGQPDDIAETVAFLAGPGRWVNGQVLLVNGGVAR, from the coding sequence ATGACGCAGACACCCCTCCCAGAACGGCTCCCGCGGGTCGCCGTCGTGACCGGCGGCTCGGGCGGCATCGGCGCCGCTGTCTCCCGGCGGCTGGCGCGGGACGGCATGACCGTGGTCGTCGCCTACGCCGGGCGGCCGGACCGGGCGGAGCAGGTCGTGGCCGACATCGTCGCCGCCGGCGGGCAGGCCACCGCCGAGCAGGCCGACGTCGCGGACGAGGGCGAGGTCGCCGCCCTCTTCGACCGCGTCGAGCAGGCGCACGGCGGCGTCGACGTCGTCGTGCACACCGCCGGCATCATGCTGCTGGCCCCGCTGGCGGAGCTCGACCTGGCCGACTTCGACCGGATGCACCGGACCAACGTGCGCGGCACCGTCGTCGTCGACCAGCAGGCCGTGCGGCGGCTGCGGCCCGGCGGCGCGCTGGTCAACTTCTCGACGTCGGTCACCTCGCTGGCGCTGCCCACCTACGGCGCCTACGTCGCCACCAAGGGCGCGGTCGACGCGCTCACCATGGTGCTGGCCAGGGAGCTGCGCGGCCGCGACGTGACGGTCAACGCGGTGGCCCCCGGGCCCACGGCGACGCCGCTGTTCCTGGACGGCAAGGACCAGGAGACCATCGACCGGCTGGCCGCCGCCCCACCGCTCGAGCGGCTCGGGCAGCCCGACGACATCGCCGAGACCGTCGCCTTCCTCGCCGGTCCCGGCCGGTGGGTCAACGGCCAGGTGCTGCTGGTCAACGGCGGGGTGGCCCGGTGA
- a CDS encoding GntR family transcriptional regulator: MPIPPNDPGVGRTLLRDDVHRRLRDAIVDGTFAPGEQLRDLELATWLGVSRTPVREALLRLAHSGLVLAQPGRSTIVSPLDVREIRDARDVVAAMHEVAVREAVPALTEADLTAMRDANRRFAAAVDRGDVEAALQADDELHGVPVTVGGNRALATVLEQFTPTIRRAERLQFGSAQGHASVARHEEFIRLCAAGDVAGAAGVAYDTWHSLPTGDLPAADRTG; the protein is encoded by the coding sequence ATGCCGATCCCGCCGAACGACCCCGGCGTCGGCCGCACCCTGCTGCGCGACGACGTCCACCGCCGGCTCCGCGACGCCATCGTCGACGGCACCTTCGCGCCCGGCGAGCAGCTGCGGGACCTGGAGCTCGCGACCTGGCTCGGGGTCAGCAGGACCCCGGTCCGCGAGGCGCTGCTGCGGCTGGCGCACAGCGGCCTGGTCCTGGCGCAGCCCGGCCGGTCGACCATCGTGAGCCCGCTCGACGTCCGGGAGATCCGCGACGCCCGGGACGTGGTCGCGGCGATGCACGAGGTGGCGGTCCGGGAGGCCGTCCCCGCGCTCACCGAGGCCGACCTGACCGCCATGCGGGACGCGAACCGCCGGTTCGCCGCGGCCGTCGACCGCGGCGACGTCGAGGCGGCCCTGCAGGCGGACGACGAGCTGCACGGCGTCCCGGTCACCGTCGGCGGCAACCGCGCGCTCGCCACGGTCCTCGAGCAGTTCACCCCGACGATCCGCCGTGCGGAGCGACTGCAGTTCGGCTCGGCGCAGGGGCACGCGTCCGTGGCCCGGCACGAGGAGTTCATCCGGCTCTGCGCCGCGGGCGACGTGGCCGGTGCGGCCGGCGTCGCCTACGACACCTGGCACAGCCTCCCGACCGGCGACCTGCCGGCCGCCGACCGCACCGGCTGA
- a CDS encoding LysR family transcriptional regulator has translation MELPSLDVNLVIVLHALLEERNVTRAGERVGLSQPGTSAALARLRRHFDDPLLERTGTTYELTPLAHALRSQVSDTIQRLERLLNARPDFDPATSERQWVLQCSDSVQTLLGPGIVRAVMAEAPHVSLDFQPLDPRFALDPLGSARDIDVMIAPRGLFTAPTLTDVELYRDHWICVTSAGNTSVGDRLDPQQIADARWVVSFRDPPMNSPVDAALAALGIDRRSAVKVQNLTLLHRLVAGTDLLVLAHELVAGDLASQGLRRVELPLELPPVIETAWSHPSRQLDPGHHWLLGMLQRVAAGVECAPQRDRVPLAVTAPA, from the coding sequence ATGGAGCTGCCCAGCCTCGACGTGAACCTGGTGATCGTCCTGCACGCGCTGCTCGAGGAGCGCAACGTGACCCGGGCCGGCGAGCGGGTGGGCCTGAGCCAGCCGGGCACCAGCGCGGCGCTGGCCCGGCTCCGCCGCCACTTCGACGACCCGCTGCTGGAGCGGACGGGCACGACCTACGAGCTGACGCCGCTGGCGCACGCCCTGCGCAGCCAGGTCAGCGACACCATCCAGCGGCTGGAGCGGCTGCTCAACGCCCGGCCGGACTTCGACCCGGCCACCTCGGAGCGCCAGTGGGTGCTGCAGTGCTCGGACTCGGTGCAGACGCTGCTGGGGCCGGGCATCGTGCGGGCGGTGATGGCCGAGGCGCCGCACGTGAGCCTGGACTTCCAGCCGCTGGACCCCCGGTTCGCGCTGGACCCGCTGGGCTCGGCGCGCGACATCGACGTGATGATCGCCCCGCGGGGGCTGTTCACCGCCCCCACGCTCACCGACGTCGAGCTCTACAGGGACCACTGGATCTGCGTCACCTCGGCGGGCAACACCTCCGTGGGCGACCGCCTCGACCCGCAGCAGATCGCCGACGCCCGGTGGGTCGTCTCCTTCCGCGACCCCCCGATGAACTCCCCGGTGGACGCCGCCCTGGCCGCGCTCGGCATCGACCGGCGCAGCGCGGTGAAGGTGCAGAACCTGACGCTGCTGCACCGCCTGGTCGCCGGCACCGACCTGCTGGTCCTCGCCCACGAGCTGGTCGCCGGGGACCTCGCGTCGCAGGGCCTGCGCCGGGTCGAGCTGCCGCTGGAGCTGCCGCCGGTGATCGAGACCGCGTGGTCGCACCCCAGCCGGCAGCTGGACCCCGGCCACCACTGGCTGCTCGGCATGCTGCAGCGGGTGGCGGCCGGGGTCGAGTGCGCACCGCAGCGGGACCGGGTGCCGCTCGCGGTGACCGCGCCGGCCTGA
- a CDS encoding SDR family oxidoreductase, translating into MTAGQSVLVTGASSGFGAMTVRALAEAGHSVWAGMRATTGRNAQAVADLAAFAAEHGADVRAVELDVSDQASVDAGVAEVLAEHGHLDVVVHNAGHMVLGPTEAFTPEQLAATYDVNVLSTQRVNRAVLPSMRARGRGLLVWVGSSSARGGTPPYLAPYFAAKAAEDSLAVSYAAELARFGIETTIVVPGSFTTGTHHFANAGHAADEAVAAAYEERYAGLMDQVSARLAELSPPDADPAEVARQIVAAVDAPRGSRPYRVHIDPAGDGAEEVYGVGDRVRREFYDRIGLPDLLTPRVD; encoded by the coding sequence GTGACCGCCGGGCAGAGCGTCCTGGTCACCGGGGCCTCCAGCGGCTTCGGCGCCATGACCGTGCGGGCCCTGGCCGAGGCCGGGCACTCGGTGTGGGCCGGCATGCGCGCGACCACCGGCCGCAACGCGCAGGCGGTGGCCGACCTGGCGGCCTTCGCCGCCGAGCACGGCGCCGACGTGCGGGCGGTGGAGCTCGACGTGTCCGACCAGGCGTCGGTGGACGCCGGGGTCGCCGAGGTGCTCGCCGAGCACGGCCACCTGGACGTCGTCGTGCACAACGCCGGGCACATGGTGCTGGGCCCGACCGAGGCCTTCACCCCCGAGCAGCTGGCGGCCACCTACGACGTCAACGTGCTGTCGACCCAGCGGGTCAACCGGGCGGTGCTGCCCTCGATGCGCGCCCGCGGGCGGGGCCTGCTGGTCTGGGTCGGGTCCTCCAGCGCGCGCGGCGGCACCCCGCCCTACCTGGCGCCGTACTTCGCGGCGAAGGCGGCCGAGGACTCGCTGGCGGTCAGCTACGCCGCCGAGCTCGCCCGGTTCGGCATCGAGACGACGATCGTCGTCCCGGGGTCGTTCACCACCGGCACCCACCACTTCGCCAACGCCGGGCACGCCGCCGACGAGGCGGTCGCGGCTGCCTACGAGGAGCGCTACGCGGGGCTCATGGACCAGGTGTCGGCGCGGCTGGCGGAGCTGTCCCCGCCCGACGCCGACCCGGCCGAGGTGGCCCGGCAGATCGTCGCCGCGGTGGACGCGCCCCGGGGCAGCCGGCCCTACCGGGTGCACATCGACCCGGCCGGCGACGGCGCCGAGGAGGTCTACGGCGTCGGCGACCGGGTCCGGCGGGAGTTCTACGACCGCATCGGTCTGCCGGACCTGCTCACCCCGCGGGTGGACTGA
- a CDS encoding SDR family NAD(P)-dependent oxidoreductase: MTVTLITGANKGIGYETARQLLERGHEVYLGARDVERGEKAAAELGARSVQLDVTDDASVGRALATIEAAEGRLDLLVHNAGVLETGLDGPAALRSFDVNAVGIVRVTEAALPLLRRSAAPRVVTISSSMGSFWAVTNPDRPESAMPLALYAASKAAATMLTLQYAKAHPGITFTALEPGTTATDMTAAFGIGRPVADSARVVVRLATQDPAGPSGTLQDEAGLLPW, from the coding sequence ATGACCGTCACACTGATCACCGGGGCCAACAAGGGCATCGGGTACGAGACCGCCCGGCAGCTCCTGGAGCGGGGGCACGAGGTCTACCTCGGCGCCCGGGACGTCGAGCGCGGGGAGAAGGCCGCCGCGGAGCTCGGGGCGCGCTCGGTCCAGCTCGACGTCACCGACGACGCGTCGGTGGGCCGCGCGCTGGCGACGATCGAGGCGGCCGAGGGCCGGCTGGACCTCCTGGTGCACAACGCGGGCGTGCTGGAGACCGGGCTGGACGGCCCCGCCGCGCTGCGCTCCTTCGACGTCAACGCGGTCGGGATCGTGCGGGTCACCGAGGCGGCGCTGCCGCTGCTGCGCAGGTCCGCCGCGCCGAGGGTGGTCACGATCTCCAGCAGCATGGGGTCGTTCTGGGCGGTCACCAACCCGGACCGGCCGGAGTCCGCCATGCCGCTCGCGCTGTACGCGGCGTCCAAGGCCGCCGCCACCATGCTCACGCTGCAGTACGCCAAGGCGCACCCGGGCATCACGTTCACCGCGCTCGAGCCGGGCACCACGGCCACCGACATGACCGCCGCCTTCGGGATCGGGCGGCCGGTGGCCGACAGTGCCCGGGTCGTCGTCCGGCTGGCCACCCAGGACCCGGCCGGTCCGTCGGGGACCCTGCAGGACGAGGCGGGCCTGCTCCCGTGGTGA
- a CDS encoding helix-turn-helix domain-containing protein, which translates to MSESTNALGAFLRARRGLVTPQQAGVPDVGVRRVPGLRREEVAMLAGISADYYLRLERGRDRHPSVQVLESIARVLQLDDEHFAHLLSLVAEVPRQRRRRPRRQAPPPGALKLLDSLAQPAFIEDRYFDVLAVNRLATALSPTFAVGTNQLRDLFLDPAVQALHVQWEAVTECYVANLRQAVGTDVDDPRFIELTGELCLASARFRQLWARHEVRGQRGTPILFDHPQVGELTLNRERLAIDGADDLNLVVYHPDAGSSDAEKLTLLASAAATAPDVARSSRP; encoded by the coding sequence GTGAGTGAGTCGACGAACGCGCTCGGGGCCTTCCTGCGGGCCCGCCGCGGGCTGGTGACCCCGCAGCAGGCGGGCGTGCCCGACGTCGGTGTGCGGCGGGTGCCGGGGCTGCGCCGCGAGGAGGTCGCGATGCTCGCCGGCATCAGCGCCGACTACTACCTGCGACTGGAACGCGGCCGCGACCGCCACCCCTCGGTCCAGGTGCTGGAGTCCATCGCCCGGGTGCTGCAGCTCGACGACGAGCACTTCGCCCACCTGCTGTCGCTGGTCGCCGAGGTCCCGCGGCAGCGCAGGCGCCGGCCCCGCCGGCAGGCCCCGCCCCCGGGGGCGCTCAAGCTGCTGGACTCCCTCGCCCAGCCGGCCTTCATCGAGGACCGCTACTTCGACGTGCTGGCCGTCAACCGGCTGGCCACGGCGCTCTCCCCCACCTTCGCCGTCGGCACCAACCAGCTGCGCGACCTCTTCCTGGACCCGGCCGTGCAGGCGCTGCACGTCCAGTGGGAGGCCGTCACGGAGTGCTACGTCGCGAACCTGCGGCAGGCGGTGGGCACCGACGTCGACGACCCCCGGTTCATCGAGCTCACCGGCGAGCTGTGCCTGGCGAGCGCCCGGTTCCGCCAGCTCTGGGCGCGGCACGAGGTGCGCGGGCAGCGCGGGACGCCGATCCTGTTCGACCACCCGCAGGTCGGGGAGCTGACGCTCAACCGCGAGCGGCTGGCCATCGACGGCGCGGACGACCTGAACCTGGTCGTCTACCACCCCGATGCCGGCTCCAGCGACGCCGAGAAGCTGACCCTCCTCGCCTCCGCCGCCGCCACGGCACCGGACGTCGCGCGGAGCTCCCGGCCGTGA
- a CDS encoding alpha/beta fold hydrolase, whose product MSLSTGARPADATTPTVVLVHGAFAESSSWNGVIERLQRSGLPVVAAANPLRGLRSDAADLRSVLDQLTGPLVVVGHSYGGSVVSEAADGHPGVRALVYVGSFLLAEGESTGELAGRFPGNELGSALVQVPVPGSPPVTDLYIQPDRFRPVFAADVPAEVTELMAVTQRPITSDALEEKATRAAWRTIPSWTLVTLQDLAVPAAAQRFMAQRAGSTVVEVDASHAVAVSRPDVVADLVLEAVRATAG is encoded by the coding sequence ATGTCCCTCAGCACCGGAGCCCGCCCAGCAGACGCGACCACGCCGACCGTGGTGCTCGTCCACGGGGCCTTCGCCGAGTCGTCCAGCTGGAACGGGGTGATCGAGCGGTTGCAGCGCAGCGGCCTCCCGGTCGTGGCGGCGGCCAACCCGCTGCGCGGCCTGCGCTCCGACGCGGCGGACCTGCGCAGCGTCCTGGACCAGCTGACCGGCCCGCTCGTCGTGGTCGGGCACTCCTACGGGGGCTCGGTGGTGAGCGAGGCAGCCGACGGCCACCCCGGCGTCCGGGCGCTCGTCTACGTCGGGAGCTTCCTGCTCGCCGAGGGGGAGAGCACCGGCGAGCTGGCCGGGAGGTTCCCGGGCAACGAGCTGGGGTCCGCCCTGGTCCAGGTCCCGGTGCCCGGCAGCCCGCCGGTGACCGACCTCTACATCCAGCCGGACAGGTTCCGGCCGGTGTTCGCCGCCGACGTCCCGGCGGAGGTCACCGAGCTGATGGCCGTCACCCAGCGGCCCATCACCTCCGACGCGCTCGAGGAGAAGGCGACGCGGGCGGCCTGGCGGACGATCCCGTCGTGGACCCTGGTCACGCTCCAGGACCTCGCCGTCCCGGCCGCGGCGCAGCGCTTCATGGCCCAGCGCGCCGGCTCCACCGTGGTGGAGGTCGACGCCTCGCACGCGGTCGCGGTGTCCCGGCCCGACGTGGTCGCCGACCTGGTCCTCGAGGCCGTCCGCGCCACCGCCGGCTGA